Within Spinacia oleracea cultivar Varoflay chromosome 4, BTI_SOV_V1, whole genome shotgun sequence, the genomic segment TATTTTATGAGAAGCCTGCTATAATGTAGCACCCTGCACAGAGAAAATAGAGGAAAAGAAGGGGAAATATATAGAAAAAAGAATTACATGGTAACAATTGAAGTACTAGTGTTGCAGTCTTATCTTACATCAGATACAAAATGATAAGAACTCATTCTCCTAAAGCTTAATTATATTGTCTTTGTAAATAAAATAGCAGATAGGTATTCCAAAAAGGTTTACCAAGTGATAAATAATGGAAACTGACGGAAAACATAAGAATGTAGCGGGTATATAAAAAACTAAGAGCGCAAAGAACTATAAAAGCCTATTGTCTGACCTTATAGGTTGAGGGAGTGGAAAGTAAAACTTATTTTCTAAAGCTGctgaacaataaacaataaaaatgaGATAATCTCCCCAGTCTAGTCTGATTTAATTTCTACTCAATATACACAAATCGAAACCCAATATAAAGCCTGAACTTAAATTTATACAGATCTAACCCATTAATATGAAAATAgtgaacatcaaacaataataTTCAACTGTAAACAATAATAACTGTTGCAATAGCTATGATATAGCAACGACAGTAAAACTGTTGCATAAAATGGCGTTGTTATAACCCTTTTTTCTTGTAGTATAGTGTCCACATAGACTCGGACTTCCCGAAGctaattaaacccaaaaaaaaaacaacagtagaaaattaaaataaaaatgaaaagaaaaactgCTTCACCTTCTTCAATCCCGCAATAACAAGAGTCGGGCTTTTCTCCTTCAAAGGCAGAGTCAGGCATATCTCCTATTATCCTTCAAATCGAGGAAGCAACAACTCACCATTGCGCATCAAGCCATCACCACCTTCAAAGGCAAATTATAATTACCAGGTAATGCTTTCCTAAATATTGCACTCATTCCTTAGTTTTATAATCAATTACAGAAAACATTGGTGGGGAATTTgattattgaaaaaaaatattgagGCATCAAGTTCATATAAGAAATTGATTCTTGCGGATGAATTGCACCCTATTTCACCACTAATTCTTGATTCTTGAATTAGACCTTATTTCTACTAATTATAGGTCTAATATTTCATAGTGCAATTGAGAAGTATTTGAAATCAGTAGGCTTATCAAAATTTCCTAAATAGTGTGGGTTTAATTTGTTTTGCTCATGAATAATGTGTGTATATTGTTTTTCGATAATAGGTCATACACCtgatttatatttctttgtattGTAGAAAATGGAAAACTCAAATTATCCATTAATTGGGTCATTTACACGGATGCTCAACGATGACCAGTTTTTAATAAATCAAATGAATATTGATTATGGAACTCATACCAGTCTTTTGGATACTTGTACATCCCCTATTACCAACCACCTGCAACAAGAATCAATAGGATTAGATGAGCTTCAATTTGTGTCTTTGAATCGTAATAAAGTTGATAGTGATGGAGTAGACAGAGAAGGAGAAGATGCCAATGAAGAACTACATATGGTTGGTGATGATATCATTGTAGAGGAGGAAGTAGATGAAGAAGAAAATGTTGTGGCATTAGGTGCTACGGTTCAAGATTTTTCCCATTTAAGTGATGTTAATGATGATGAAGTAAACAAATGGATTACTTGGATTAATTTCTATGGTATCTTACAAACCAGGTGCTGAGTTTTGTGTCGGACAAGAATTTTCCAACAAAAGTGCATTGAATGAAGCTGTTACTAGCTActctataaaaaaaaatcaacgtTTTATTGTACTTGAGTCTAGACCTCACACAGTCACGTTCAAGTGTGGCCGGAAACCAGTTGGGTGTTCTTGGAAGCTAAGAGGTTCACAGAAGAGTTATTCTTCTGATGTGTTTACAATTGTATCCTACCAAGGTCCTCATGATTCCACATGTGTCAGCGACATTCTTCAACTAGATCATCAAAACATGGACTCTAAATTCATTAGTTACCATGTAAGGAATATAGTGGAGGCAGATATTTCCATTAAAGTTCGAGTCCTAATTGAGGTTATCAAGCAACAATTTCATTTCACAATCTCATATAAGAAGGCTTGGCTCGCAAAACAAAAGGCAATAGCTTATATATTTTGTGATTGGGAGGAATCGTTTCAAATACTCCCGCACTTTATGCAAGAAATGAAGAAAGCTAATCCAGGGACTATTGTGCACTTTGCTAACCATCGAACTGCAAATCCCAATTATGAGATTTTCCAAAGAGTATTCTGGGCATTTGGACCCTCAATACAGGGCTTCCAACATTGTCGACCAATTATCACTATCGATGGGACTCACTTGTATGGAAAATATAAGGGGACACTTCTAATAGTTATGAGTGTTGATGCTAACAACCAAATATTTCCCCTTGCTTTTGCCATTGTCGAAGGAGAAAATGGTGAGAGTTGGCCATGGTTTATGGCATGTATTAGGAGATTTGTGACACAACGAACTGGATTGTGTGTACTTTCAGACCGACATTTGGGTATCATGAAAGCTATGACTCAAGATAATAGTGGTTGGACCGAGCCATATGCGTACCATATATTTTGCATTCGCCACTTGACTTCAAATGTCAATACGGAATTCAAAAACAGAGAGTTGAAAAACAAAGTTGGTTGGACAGCTTTCCAACATTAAAAGAAGAAATTTGATTATGGTTTGAATATGATAGCGAAGATGAATGAGAAAGCTCGTGAAAATATATAGGAAAAATTAATGCTTCAAAGTGGTCACTTTGTCACGATGGAGGCTATAGATATGGCCTCAAAACAACCAACTTAGCAGAGGTGTTCAACAATGTACTTAAGGGAGCTCGTTTCTTGCCAATCACGGCACTTGTGAAGCTTACTTTCTATCGTGTGAACTCATATTTTGTGGAGCGGCATCGATTGTCAAAGAAAAGGTTGATAGATGGTCATGCATACACTATAAAAGTAACTAAGGACTTGGATACTAATACATAAAAAGCTATGCACCACAAGGTTGATATGTTTCATCATGAACATGGAATTTATCAAGTTACAACGGGTCGTGGTAATAGGGCTGATAGAAAGGGTGGTCATTCCTACACTGTCAATTTCAGCTTGAAGACTTGTACATGTAACAAACTTTAAATTTAGAAAATCCCATGTTCTCACGTGCTTGCTTGTTGTAGAGCATACAGCCTCTCCCCCTCTCAATTCATTGATCCTTATTTCACATCTGGAGAATATGTGGGAACTTATAAAGCTAGATTTTTTTTCCCATTCCTGACAAAGACTATTGGTCGCCTTACAATGGACCTAAAGTAGTTGCTGATACTGATCAGAAACGTACCAAGGGGCGACCCCGTCTAAACGGTTAAGAAATGAGATGGACGAATCGGTTCGAGGGAAAGTAACATGTAGTATATGTAGACAGAAAGGTCATAATAAGAAAACGTGTTCATTAAGGTAGTGTTGTGTTTAATATGGAAGCAATTTTTTGAAATTCACATTTTATCCCTTTTATTACTTAACATAAACTCATGTTTTTTTTGTTGCTGTGATGGGCAGATCACATGATTCGCATGGAGGTTCATCAACATCTACATCTCGGACCACGTAACCAAACTACATTCTCAGTTACTTTGTCCCTGGTTGTTAAAGAAGATCATGGAAAAAAAGGCAGCATCATCATcagttttgatttacttttggaAGTGTGATGAATTTGGTTACAAGTTAGTAATacatttattctaattttttATCTGCTAACTAGTTTGTTAGTTATACTGGACATTGAATATAAAAACGCTTAATTTTGGGATCGACAACTAGGATGCTTTGTTGTATTTGTCAGTTGATATTTCAATATTGTCACAGCCTTCTCCTTTTACCTCCTTTGGATCTAATAAAGTTCGGCAACGTCTTGAGTATATCTTGCTGCAGTATTGATTCCTTGGCGTGTAGATTGGCAGAAGGATTGTGTGTATACGTTGTAGTTGTTGGATGTGTGTGCAGGTGTATGGTGTGCATTGTGGGTTAAGTGTGGTCTGTGTGTTTTGGTGTACGAATGTGAGTCATATATTTTTGGGGTCCCCTGTGGTACGTTATGCCTAAACAAGGCATTCAGATCATCATATAATTATGGCATGGATTGTTCCTTTGTTAGAATGTATGTCTGCTTGTTTATTTTGCAGGATCCTTGGAGATATATTTTTGGGAGCTTATCACACTGTCTTTGACTATGGTAATATGCAGCTAGGTTTCTCTGAATCTGCTTAAGCTAAGTCCCTGCTCGTGCCATGTAATTGTAGCTGTGTAAAAGTAGTAGTCGTTCTTTAAATGGTGTTGTAGACCGAAGGATGGGAGAATACGTACACATATTGTTATGTGATGTTGGTGTTCTGTAGCTTAAAGAACGTCAATCAAACGCAGCTTTTTGCAAATTTAGTTTGTTGACAGCTATTTATGCATCTTCACTAGTCTGTTACGTGATTTAGCACCAATAAATGACATTCTTATCATAAGTTGCTGCTCATGTTGTTGAGCAAAACATTGGTTGGAGGTTGCTTAAACCATTTTATCAAGGAAAAGGAGTGATAGTGTAATGTAATTTGGTTAACATAACTATATGATAAAGCGAAGCCATCTGATTTAAGTGTTAATAGTGTAAtataatttggttaatttctaGAAAACTTGGTGAGTTTAGGTAGTGGAGGGAACTATAATCGTCAAATAAAAAATAGTGGAGGGAACTAATCTCAGTCAATGAAATGGGTTCTATTTTTCACTTTCTGAAAAAGAGCGGCAAatcttggatttttttttttctttaattacaATTTGGGTAGGATTAGAAGAAATAATATTAGGTTTGTAATTCCCAATCCTATGTGGACACTAGATTatggaattagttttggaaaagcACTAGAATGAGAATATGTTAATTTCTAACACTAGATTGGGAAACAGTtccttgttttaattattggtattttaaattcccaaaatacgaTTTAAATTTGTCTAAAAGATAACATTGGTTTAAATTGCATATTTATAAAGGTTTAGGGGTCAAATTGCTACCATCACAAGAAAGGGGGTTAAATTACACGTGTGATAGAAGTTGAGGGGTTAATTGACTGCATTGCCGATTTGATAAATAAGTTTCATTCCAATGCGGAATGGGAAATATGTTTTAAAATAGGATTTTTTGCCAAAAAAGACCTTTTATAAGCATTtctttgcgagaaaggaccttttatgtcAAAATTGGTGAGATGGGACCAAAAACACAACTTTTTTTGCCAAGAGGGACCTTTGGCCGGATTCTTGGAGTCAACTCTATTTTCTGGCATTGACTTCGACACGTGGCAACCGGAAACCGCCACGTGTCAATatacttaattaaaaaaaaaaaaaatcccatttcttttccctccaaaaccaaCTTCTTTTTACTGAATTttttttacccaaaaaaaaaacgcgattcttttctctctcctctgctccTGAAACGCCATTGTTGATGAAGATTCAAGCTTGAAGGAAAGTGGTTCTTCACTCAAATTGCTTGCCACGAATTGTTACTCAGGCCTCCACGAATCAGGTATGCTATTTTTCCCCCTCAAAATCTTCTTCAATTGTTGTAATTTTAGGTcgaaaaaattagggttcttacgaaatttggggattttgtaaTTCGTTGTGTATTTGTGTTTTAGATTGACAATGTCCCGTCAAAAAGCGAAAATATGTGGTTGTGGGTATCCCGTTGTTCAAAGAACATCGTGGACACATGAGAATCCGGGGAGGAAATTTAAAggttgcagattctacaacttcGAAACTGGGCAAAGGGGATGTGATGCATTTGATTGGGTTGATGAAGACATTCTTGAGTGGCAAAAAGACGTCACTAATCATCTTCTTTCAGAAAAGCAGAGGCTTGCAATGGAGatgaaaataattaagggaAGAGCTGAATTCATGGAACATGAAATGAAGAGGTTGAATGAGGAGCATGAGAAGATGAAGGTGAAGTACGAGAAGATGAGGAAGAAGGCAGAAGGCAGAAGGAAGTTCGAAGATTAAGAATGAACATGTCTACATTCTTATTTCTCTTTGTGCTATTGTTTCAGTTGTGGTTAGTGCTTTGTATGTCATGATGTTTGCCTAGATTAGTTCAAGGTGAATGCACTGAAATTACGGGACGAAATGTATTAGTGCAATGACATTGATGGTTAATGATGATTAATGAAGAATTTCTTCCCTATTGTTGGTCATTGGTAGTTGTTGATCTTTGAATGATTGTTAATCTTTGAATGATTTCTATATAAACCCGAGGTAATATAAACCCGAgggaaaaaatgaaaaaattcctATATAACCCCGAGgataaaatatgaaaaaaatGCTTTTGTAGTCGGGTTTTGCATCCCGAGGTAAAATTAATATAACTCGACATGTGTTGTTTTAGTTGTGTTAATAAACCCGATGTAATTTCCTAAATAGCTTTATTGTAGAAGTCGGTTTTAAAAAACCCGACTTTAAATGTAAATTTTAAGTTGCTTTGAACTAGAAGTCGGTTTATAAACCCGTTTTATTCATGAACTTAAAAGAGTTTGACTGACCTCAATATATATGTCTAGTTTGAGACGGGCAATTATCGAGGTCGAGACGAGTTGAGGCTACGTTTCTTAGTAGACTTTTAAAACACGAGGCAAATATGATTGCTAATCCACATCGATTCATATATATAGCAAAGCTGACTTTGTCCAAAATGATCAAAGCAAAAACATGATCAAAGTTGACTTTCTCCAAAATatgaccaaagttgactttaCAAAACAAACAACTTGTTAACTAATCTGACCCAAAATAACCCAAAAAAACTGTTACTGTTAAGTTATACAAACATTGCAAAAGTTTAGGAAATTCTAATGCTAGTTTTTTGCCAAGGAAACACAACTTTTTTGTGATGATTGTGAGCTTTGGAGAGCGTTGACTGAAGTTGTCTTCCTCTTCTTACTTGGATGCTTTGCAGGGGCTGGTTGTTTGCCCTTTGATGCCACTGTTTTTCTCCCACCAGTTGGCTGTGCTGATGTGGATGCAGCTTTCCTTTGGACAGGTGATTTCCTTCTGTTTGTTTCTGTTTGTGATGATGATGCAGTGATGTTTTGGCTAGGTGCAGACTGGTTGAGGTTGGTTGTTGCTTG encodes:
- the LOC130471686 gene encoding uncharacterized protein; its protein translation is MENSNYPLIGSFTRMLNDDQFLINQMNIDYGTHTSLLDTCTSPITNHLQQESIGLDELQFVSLNRNKVDSDGVDREGEDANEELHMVGDDIIVEEEVDEEENVVALGAEFCVGQEFSNKSALNEAVTSYSIKKNQRFIVLESRPHTVTFKCGRKPVGCSWKLRGSQKSYSSDVFTIVSYQGPHDSTCVSDILQLDHQNMDSKFISYHVRNIVEADISIKVRVLIEVIKQQFHFTISYKKAWLAKQKAIAYIFCDWEESFQILPHFMQEMKKANPGTIVHFANHRTANPNYEIFQRVFWAFGPSIQGFQHCRPIITIDGTHLYGKYKGTLLIVMSVDANNQIFPLAFAIVEGENGESWPWFMACIRRFVTQRTGLCVLSDRHLGIMKAMTQDNSGWTEPYAYHIFCIRHLTSNVNTEFKNRELKNKVGWTAFQH